In a single window of the Campylobacter hyointestinalis subsp. lawsonii genome:
- a CDS encoding DUF2018 family protein: MNFDDDIFGGEPKGKFFDIVFNANRNLVENEIEKLFIELVCLRDLCEQKGINIDDIHTYQALNADKVELGLNDVYIGVTGDILSQNE, encoded by the coding sequence TATATTTGGCGGTGAGCCAAAAGGTAAATTTTTTGATATAGTTTTTAACGCAAATAGAAATTTGGTAGAAAACGAGATAGAAAAGCTTTTTATAGAGCTTGTTTGCCTTAGAGATCTATGTGAGCAAAAAGGCATAAATATAGATGATATTCATACTTATCAAGCTTTAAACGCAGATAAAGTAGAGCTTGGTCTAAATGATGTTTATATCGGTGTCACAGGAGATATTCTAAGCCAAAATGAGTAG